The Alkalihalobacillus sp. TS-13 genomic interval CATGTAATGTTACCGTTTACATAAGGTTTGAAAAAGAAAACATTGTTTTGTGTAATAGAATGAATAATTAAAAAAATGTGAAGGAGTGAATGAGTGATTAGCACAACATTTTTAAGTAAAGAAAAGGAAATCTATTCTGTCACTGGCAAAGAACGGATCGGCGTGGTCCCCATTATGGAAAAAGAAGCAGCAGAAAAAGCGATCAGTAAAGCGAAAGAAGGTCAACCGCAATGGGCGGAGATTGAATTATACAAGAGAGCTGAAATTCTTCATGATTGGGCAGGTCAATTGTTAAAAAACCAGCCGAACATTGCTGAAGTGATTTCCAAAGAAGTCGGCAAAGGATATAACGCAGCAAAAAAAGAAGTTGCTCGTACAGCTGACCTTATTCGCTACGTTGCTGAAGAAGGTTGCAGAATGCACGGTGAATTGATGAAAGGTGATTCATTCAAAGGAGGAAAAGCAACAAAAATGGCGATGGTGGATCAGGCTCCATTAGGTGTCATTCTTGCCATCTCACCATTCAACTACCCCGTAAACCTTGCTGCTTCGAAGATCGCACCTGCCCTCATCAGTGGTAATGCTGTCGTCTTCAAGCCTGCCTCTCAAGGTGCTTTAAGCGGGTCGCTTATGGTAAAGGCGCTCCTACAAACAGATATTCCTCAAGAAGTGGTCCAAACAGTGACTGGAAAAGGATCTGATATTGGAGACTTGCTCGTTACACATCCTGATATTGACATGATTACCTTCACAGGAAGTTCAGCAACGGGACAAGCGATCTCTCAAAAAGCCAAAATGAAGCCTGTTGTTTTGGAACTAGGCGGCAAAGATCCAGCCATTGTTTTAGAGGATGCTGATTTATCATTAGCGGCGGAACAGATTGTCAGTGGTGCTTTTTCTTATTCTGGACAACGTTGTACGGCGATCAAACGGGTATTGGCTGATCAACAGATCTCTGATGAACTTGTTAGTAAAATCAAGGAGCAGGTTGAACAATTATCTGTGGGATTACCTGAAGAAAATGCTACGGTCACACCTTTGATCAATACACAAGCTGCCGATTATGTGGAGGAGTTAATTGAAGACGCTTTGGAAAAAGGGGCCACTCCCGTTTTGAATCATACAAGAAAAGACAACTTGATCTCCCCTGCTCTTCTCGATCATGTCACCACTGATATGAGAATCGCTTGGGAAGAGCCATTCGGACCTGTCCTACCGATCCTGCGTTTTAAGGAAGAAGCAGAAATGATCAAGATTGCAAACAATTCGGAATATGGACTTCAAGCAAGCATTTTTACCAAAAACGTTCAAAAAGCGCTTTTTATGGGATCTAAGCTGAACGTTGGATCTGTCCAGCTGAATGCGAAAACAGAGCGCGGACCAGATCACTTTCCGTTCATCGGAACCAAAAGCTCTGGCCTTGGCTCTCAAGGCATCCGGCGCAGTATTGAATCCATGACGCGTGATAAACTTTTTGTCTTGAATCTATAAACTTTATAAATGAAGGCTGTCTTCTAAAAGATTGTTGATAAAAATAAGGGTGTACCCTAATGTATGATATGCTCCCCTAAAGGTAGACAGATGTAAAATAAAATCTGTTTACCTAGGGGAGTTTTTATATGGCCAGACAATACTACTCTGTAAAATTTAAGGTTAAAGTTATACGAGCTTATGAACAAGGGGATTTAACCATTAAAGAAATCTGTTCTAAATTTACAATTACAAAAACCTCTTTTTATAAATGAATCTATCGCTATACCGAATTTGGTATACAAGGACTGGAAATATCAAAAGGATGGAAACCTTATTCGGGAGAAAATAAGGAAGCAGCGATCAAGCTACGAGTCAGTTAAATGAGGAACAGCACCCTTTAATCCATAGTGATCGCGGATATCAGTATACTTCAAAGGGATTTAAAAAACGGGTTAAGAAGGCTGAAATGACACACAGTATGTCACGTGTGGGGAAATGTATCGATAATGGACCGATGGAATCTTTTTGGGGGGCTCTAAAGTCTGAGAAATATTATTTATCCAAGTATGATACATTCGAAGCACTTTCTTTGGCAATTGATGAATACATACACTTTTACAATTATGAACGATTACAAAAAGGACGAAACGGCCTTAGTCCTATGGAGTACAGGGCTAAAGCCGCTTAACGTTGTATTAATTATTTTAACTGTCTACTTTACAGGGTGCTGTTCAGTGCTTAGGTGTGCGCCCTTATTTTGAGTTTACGGTGGAGCTTCTTCTATTAAAGCCCCTTTATTTGAAGGTTCTCTTTTAAAAATCAATTAAATTAGTAGTGGCTTTATTTTCAATACCCCAATATAACTGTTGTCTCATGATATCTGAACAATTCATCATGTCCAGTGACTCTCCTTCCCTTTCAAAACAAAATTGGTTTCAGAACTTTCATGAATCTTGCAAGAATAACAAAAAGGAAAACAACACAAAGTAAGGGAAAAAGGTCTGGATCATAAGATGAAAATCCTCATACTCCCTTTATTACAATTTCCCTCTGGTCATCACCAGACAGCTGATGCTATAAGCGCATATCTCAAGGAAATCGACCCTTCTATCACTATTAAAAAGGTCGACATTTTCTCATATACTTCTCCGTTGGCTGAACAACTCACTTCTTATTTCTATTTGACAGCGATTAAAAAGCTTCCCTCTTTTTATAGCCGGATTTATCGAAATAATGCATGTAGGAAAGAGGTCCAACGTTTGTCATTTTATGAAATCATCTTTTTGAAAAGCATCAAAAAGCTGATTAATCAAGAAAATCCGGATCTGATCATTTGTACGCATTGCCTTCCTTCCTCATTAATAAGCCTTTTAAAGAAGGAAGAACAATTGTCTGTGCCTGTGATCAATGTTTATACGGATTATTTCATCAATTCAATATGGGGACTTGACCAAATTGACTTGCATCTCGCACCAAGCAGATCATTGAAAAATCATCTAGAATCTCAATCTGTTTCTCCTGAAAATATTTCTGTAACAGGCATCCCCGTCCACCCCCTCATCACCCCGAGGGTTGGCGGAAATGCCCGAAAGGACCCTCCTTACCACGTATTGGTATCGGGTGGGAATTTAGGAGTCGGAGCAATAGAGAAGATCAAATTCACATCATTTTCAGGTAAAATCAAATACTTTGTATTATGCGGAAAAAATCAACAGCTATACAGACGTATTGAACAAATGGACCGTCCTTTCCTCAAACCCCTTTCTTACATATCTTCAAGAGAAGAAATGAACCACCTTTATGAAGAGATGGAGATCATGTTATCAAAACCAGGGGGTGTAACGATCAGTGAATGCCTCCGTAAAGGGATTCCGCTTTGTCTTCTGGAAACCCTTCCAGGCCCGGAAGAACAAAATGAACGATTTTTAATGGAAGAAAACCTTGCCATAAAAATAAATCTTGACGAATTAGAAAACAGCCTTCTCGACTTCCTGGAAAATAGTATGGAAAAGCAAAAGGTCCAACAGAGCCTTTCAGATCACTTGAAAGATCAGGAGAACCTCAAAACCATATTAAACGATTTCATCAAAAATAAGCTATAAAAGATGACCAGGGATGGCTCCCTGGTCATCTTTAACTAGTTCATCGGTACTTGCCTGATGATCTTACCGTCAATCCGTTCAAAGATGTCATCCAAGTCAT includes:
- a CDS encoding NADP-dependent glyceraldehyde-3-phosphate dehydrogenase, translated to MISTTFLSKEKEIYSVTGKERIGVVPIMEKEAAEKAISKAKEGQPQWAEIELYKRAEILHDWAGQLLKNQPNIAEVISKEVGKGYNAAKKEVARTADLIRYVAEEGCRMHGELMKGDSFKGGKATKMAMVDQAPLGVILAISPFNYPVNLAASKIAPALISGNAVVFKPASQGALSGSLMVKALLQTDIPQEVVQTVTGKGSDIGDLLVTHPDIDMITFTGSSATGQAISQKAKMKPVVLELGGKDPAIVLEDADLSLAAEQIVSGAFSYSGQRCTAIKRVLADQQISDELVSKIKEQVEQLSVGLPEENATVTPLINTQAADYVEELIEDALEKGATPVLNHTRKDNLISPALLDHVTTDMRIAWEEPFGPVLPILRFKEEAEMIKIANNSEYGLQASIFTKNVQKALFMGSKLNVGSVQLNAKTERGPDHFPFIGTKSSGLGSQGIRRSIESMTRDKLFVLNL
- a CDS encoding glycosyltransferase → MKILILPLLQFPSGHHQTADAISAYLKEIDPSITIKKVDIFSYTSPLAEQLTSYFYLTAIKKLPSFYSRIYRNNACRKEVQRLSFYEIIFLKSIKKLINQENPDLIICTHCLPSSLISLLKKEEQLSVPVINVYTDYFINSIWGLDQIDLHLAPSRSLKNHLESQSVSPENISVTGIPVHPLITPRVGGNARKDPPYHVLVSGGNLGVGAIEKIKFTSFSGKIKYFVLCGKNQQLYRRIEQMDRPFLKPLSYISSREEMNHLYEEMEIMLSKPGGVTISECLRKGIPLCLLETLPGPEEQNERFLMEENLAIKINLDELENSLLDFLENSMEKQKVQQSLSDHLKDQENLKTILNDFIKNKL